TAGCTTGTTTCAGGAAATAGCAGGACACTAGATGGATTCTGGGTAGTGGAGTACCTTGCGAAAGCCTTGTGTCTGGTTCATGCCAGAGCCGTGGATGAGCAGCGGGTGGAAGAAGACCGTGTCGCCCTTTTCCATCTCCAGGTGCACCCTAGGCTGCTGCGGGTCGTAGCCTCGCACTCCATGGTACATCTTGTTCACCCCGCCCTGAGGACACGTGCAATGCTtaaacaatgtgtgtgtgtaggtgtgtgtttatctgcattttcaAGCAACAGTGACCATGagagtgttttgtgtgtgtgtgtgtgtgtgtgtgtgtgtgtgtgtgtgtgtgtgtgtgtgtgtgtgtgtgtgcgtgcgtgcgtgcgatCAGGTGCTGGCTATTGTTGTGGAGacctaatgtccccacaaccataggaaaaccaaaagaaatgtcatttgtggggacctcatttgggtccccatgagggaaaacagtgttttcttggccatgttgttgttactgaaaaaagtaaaagtgcaaaaacgtttctttaggttaggcattgttttggtctgggttaaggttagggttagggttaggggttagatatgaatgggagtcaatggtaggtcctcacaaggataggaatacaaagtgtgtgtgtgtgtgtgtgtgtgtgtgtgtgtatggcgtcagaatcgtgtcaaaacaatcaaagcaacTCGCAGCAACGTGTCTGTACACGCATGATTATTTTCTTACGCGGGCGTGCGTGAGTTGTcgtgtgcagattgtatttcacgcgtaacaagaagctgcgtgcATATGAAGCAGCGCgtacacgcctgtctgtcactgacaAATACTATTACGCGTTCACACACGCGTGCGGTCGCCATACACAATAGAACGTTTCTGCACCGTGCGTACCAGTCCGCCTCATATGAGCGTGTCGTGTAGTTGgccttttcattttagtcagCCAGGGGAGGCAGCAGTGAGCCATACTGgcggaaaagaagaagacgaagaagagtcTCCCCTTTTCGACCGAGGCAGTTCCGGTTCGAGGTTGGAGTCAGTGGCCGATTCGGCTccggttttttgtttttcaacaggCGGTGGGCCGCCTCCGGGCTCCAAAAACTGGGACTCGCACCGGCCCCAACTCGTTGCTGGGCCAGAGGTGGCCCGAGGTGAGAGCCCAGTACGTCAGGGGCTGGGGTTACAGTCCGACCGTCAACAGGGGAAACACAGAAGCGCCGTTTTTAAACAGCCGAGCGAGCAGCagtaatgttcagtgtttgtgttttaaaaaccggtaaatatagaagcaaaatccaagcagcaacggtctgaggaggagacccaaAGCTTCCTGGAACTGTGGTCTTCATATGAAATTCAGTGGAAGTTAGAGGGAGCCTCTTGGACCACACCAGTGTTCGAAACAATCCAGTGGGAGACGGCTACAGCTGTACGAACGGAGCCTGACTAActcctcaacaactaaaaagttcagaaatgacgacaagaaccagaaaaggcagccgggatgcagcagtttttggccaaaaagagCCCCAATTTTTTCCGGCTGCATTCCGTGATTCCAACCGGGTCCCTGAACGCAACAGCTGAGCAGGAGTTGATGCAGGCCGCAGTACCGATCATGataggtaagttttatttcttaaacacCCTGCTGTTAGCCGACTATGAATACGCCAGCTACAACAGATCCACATCAATATTATGAACGTTACGCCAGCGAACGTGGTCCGGACACAGGATCAGAGGTCGACTATTTGCTAACCAGTTAGCCACTGCTAAGCTAGGAAGCTATGAAAACCGTCTTATAAAACctgagaaacagcagcaatatttcattaccagacctgtattcagaacctcccacgttGTTACACAATGgcccattaatcatattgctGAACTATATGataatcattgaaatttcccttgaagaaccaataAATTGTTTAACGTTATTAATACGAGTCTAAAACTTAttcaaaagatcaaattaacacaatgaagtgaggAATACTGGTaatgtgcagctatttttataatttcaaggtaaaatgctgattgttctgtgattttccagctttgcagatgtggaaattcaatgcaTTCATTACTTATACACAGATTTCTGTGATGGTTTTTAAGTTGTTGCTCAAATATATCAAGGCATttagcactgctggaaattattacaggcattttttgtaacattttctaacatcgtacggacaaattaataattaatggcgaaaatggttttaaattacagatgctatcaacaacatttcttgttaattttatttagttgtcggcctaggatgatgaggtccagttaccaggagcactactctgcagcttactggttccatcctgcagctccttcatgctgtcctcctcgctacagaccaaatcaagtaagattttgatttaattaataaacaccatacatttacaataaaaaaaatcaagtaagatttgtttagactatgcagacatcaacatgatcaatatgttatcttttggcccatcctaaaatcacaacgtacaacatttattttaatcaatcaatcaatcaaagtttatttctatatcaCTTTTCTTACATAAAGTAACACtaagtgcttaacaagttaaaaacaaacaataaaaagacaatgccccacatccctcccaactcAACTCCCATCATACTccctatcaacacacacacatacacacgcagacagtcacacagccacgcacacacacatacacacttctacaacagaaataactagaaaagcatgcAGAGGGCGCAGACTTCTGCCaggccgtctgtctgtctgtctgttaacagcataactcaaaaagttatggacagattttcaccaaatttttacagaatgtccagaagagcaaaagtaacaatcgattagattttggaggtgatccggatcactgtctggatccaggatttttttgaagtacactgtacaattgagagatggccgccaaaatccgtccataactttttgagttatgctgttaacagacaaacagacaaacaaactccgatgaatACATAACCTCCCGACGGAGGTaataagttaactgtgttcatgaatatagaaaataattactgacaactaatgctgcttgggtgcttttatgcaggataaAGGAAGCAGGATGCtactgtggatctgctgcagtatctggagacgctagaggaacggttcttggaacagatctgaAGACACCGAGACCTGACCACTgccctgctccagaacatccagaggacggacgaaaattcaaacacctttgctggactgatgggacgcatggtgtcggtgctggagcgacTGTCACGGAAATAAAATGCATTGTCCACTATTCCTAccttttttagaaaaagtaatcatattttttgtaaattcttttcctTCTTAGCTATTTAAGTACACTGGTATTTAACtcttgcactttgggtgaatacaaatatatttgtgatgaaagatgcgtgttttgtctataatctacagagattttattcagtgttaagtGCACACTTCTacgtacacacattttgacagataatcagttgtgcttttcaagcagatttcaaTCTGAAACATATCAGCAACATACCAGTATGTTGTTTCTTACAACATATGTCACACCAagctagataaactgcactactgcagcagatatattattgaagtgtgcttacattacatgtctacatacactactcacaaaaagttactcaactttcaggtgacatttatggaaattgtaaaaattaatgCTATGGTGATATTAAATCACGAAAGCagggcatttaagtagaaacatgcaatagtgatttcctcatctcaaacaatttattaaaacaaaagctaacagcagtgaagggtatatcacaataaaaatgtctcatgacagtttgcacagaacagcagctttcagctgaaatccggtacagttgtgtcccaccagtagcATGGTCACGGATGTTCCCagacaacagctgacctctgtcTCGTAATTAAGATCATCTATAAAGGTAAATATAGATACTATCACCAATTTATTGCGTTTGTTTGACCGCTATgtaggttagccgcagcaagacggagtatctgtgtgtgaatgagagggacccaagtggaagagtgaggttacagggagaagagatcaagaaggtggaggattttaagtaattcgggtcaacagtccagagcaatggagagtgtggaaaagaggtgaagaagcgtgtacaggcaggctggaacggctggagaaaagtgtcaggtgtgatagaagagtttcagctaaaatgaaaggaaaggtttacaaaactgtggtgagaccagccatgttgtttggtctggagacagtgtccctgaggaaaagacaggaggcagagctggaggtagcagaactgaagatgctgaggttctctttgggagtgaccaggatggataggatcaggaatgagtacatcagagggacagcacatgttagaggctttggagataaagtcagagaggccagactgagatggttcagacatgtccagaggagagagagtgaatatattggtagaaggatgctgagtttcccactgccaggcaggaggcctagaggaagaccaaagaggaggtttatggatgtggttaaagaggacatgaaggtagttggtgtgagagaagaggatgcagcagacagggttagatggaggcaattgattcgatgtggcgacccctgaagggaaaagccgaaaggaaaagaagtttAACCGCTATGTAATGGATGCAAACGTATTTgaggctaagtagctaagctaaatgaattatggaataataataaacgtcAGAAGAACTGCAGCCTAGTGGCTCGGGGCTGTGAAGCCTGAGAacctaatttaaataataataaaaactgggTAAGTTTATCCCCGTGTTTTGGAACAATAGCGCGATCAGCTGGAACCGAACGACTACACGACGCGCTCATGTTACGCATTATGCTGCGCACGATGCAGATCAACAACTattgtgtacaatcagaaattgcGACCGCACGCGTGTGTGACCGCGTaaaagtatttgtcaaacagtgacagacgcTGCTTCGTAcgcacgcagcttcttgttacgcgtgaCAGAGTTCGCGCACGTCATTTCCGCGTACGTGTGAGCGCGTGACCGAAATGTTCTATTATCTTCATGTGAGCATTAATGCGTGCGTTTGTAAAAAAACGCATGAATTTTACGCGTGACCGCTCCGTGTAGTGTGATTGCCGGTGCGCAGCAATGATCACACATGAACGCACGCGTGAACGGGAGGCCATTATAAGTCAATGGGGAAACTGCATTACGCGTCAGGCGCACAGGCGTCAAAGTACGCGCGCGTGTGACACGTTCAGTTGATAGCTGCGCACGCTTTTTGATACGATTCTGACGCCATAACGCGTGACAGAGTTCGCGCACGTCATTTCCGCGTACGTGTGAGCGCGTGACCGAAATGTTCTATTATCTTCATGTGAGCGTTAATGCGtgcgtttgtaaaaaaaacgCATGAATTTTACGCGTGACCGCTCCGTGTAGTGTGATTGCCGGTGCGCAGCAATGGTCACACGTGAACGCACGCGTGAACGGGAGGCCATTATAAGTCAATGGGGAAACTGCATTACGCGTCAGGCGCACAGGCGTCAAAGTACGCGCGCGTGTGACACGTTCAGTTGATAGCTGCGCACGCTTTTTGACACGATTCTGACGCCATAACGCGTGACAGAGTTCGCGCACGTCATTTCCGCGTACGTGTGAGCGCGTGACCGAAATGTTCTATTATCTTCATGTGAGCATTAATGCGtgcgtttgtaaaaaaaaacgcaTGAATTTTACGCGTGACCGCTCCGTGTAGTGTGATTGCCGGTGCGCAGCAATGGTCACACGTGAACGCACGCGTGAACGGGAGGCCATTATAAGTCAATGGGGAAACTGCATTACGCGTCAGGCGCACAGGCGTCAAAGTACGCGCGCGTGTGACACGTTCAGTTGATAGCTGCGCACGCTTTTTGACACGATTCTGACGCCATAACGCGTGACAGAGTTCGCGCACGTCATTTCCGCGTACGTGTGAGCGCGTGACCGAAATGTTCTATTATCTTCATGTGAGCGTTAATGCGtgcgtttgtaaaaaaaacgCATGAATTTTACGCGTGACCGCTCCGTGTAGTGTGATTGCCGGTGCGCAGCAATGGTCACACGTGAACGCACGCGTGAACGGGAGGCCATTATAAGTCAATGGGGAAACTGCATTACGCGTCAGGCGCACAGGCGTCAAAGTACGCGCGCGTGTGACATGTTCAGTTGATAGCTGCGCACGCTTTTTGACACGATTCTGACgccatagtgtgtgtgtgtgtgtgtgttttgagtaCCTCCCATTCGGGGTAGTCGTGCTCCTGCAGTGTGCCCTTGTGTGTTCCTGGCAGGACGACCAGGCAGCCGTTCTGTCGCGTCACTTTCTCCATAGCTGTCCAGGAGCAGACGATCCGGTCCGCAGGTCGAAACGGGAAATAATGCAGATCCTGATGCATCGGGTGACGAGATGTCTTCTTACCTGGAACAACAGAAGGAGTCTCATTACACCTGAACATGCTGTCATGTGTTGTTTGATTTTGGTTGTTgtctttgtcctgttttaatTGTGGTCACGATTTGACCATGCTGTTTACAATCAAGCATATCTTTTCTATGCAACAAGTCGAAAGAAACATGACtaaatagatttatttttgtcttctcACAGTTTAAACTTAAAAATACCATGTTGAATATTCATTATAGCTTTTGAAATGCAAAGAATGGGGAAAACTTCTGTAAAATGGTCTGGCTATTCAAGACTAGTGGGAAAGTCACCTTTAGCACAAAGATATctactatccatccatccattatctgtacaccgcttaatccttatGAGGGTcatggagggctggagtctatcccagctgactgagggtgaagacaggagacacccggacaggtcaccagtctatcacaggactacacatagagacaaacaatcacactcacattcacacctacagacaatttagaatcaccaattaacctcagcatgtttttggactgtgagaggaagctggagaacctggagaaaacccatacatgcacaggagaacatggaaactccatgcagaaagatcccagaaaggccaggacatgaaccagggatcttctagctgtaaggcaaaggtgctaaccaccaacccactgtgcagccagtcATCTACTAATGCATTAATTGTATGTTTTACCACTGCTGACCTGTCTGCTCAGTTCTCCCCATTCTCTGCATTTGTGTTCCATTAAAGCAAATCTAGGCTTATTGAGCTGTTCTTTTGTGCGTTCCGACACCaactcattatcattctgctatcgtgggaaaaaatatgctctgactttttgtatttctttaaatcgGTTTACATTCGCCTTGGGTGAAGCTCAGCAACATGCCCCTTCAAAATAGTGATGGGTGGAGTTGTTTGGTAGATCATTTGCATGCAGAGAGGCAAGAACTGTCAATTCACTGAAAATCAACTAGCCTTACTGCACAATCCAAATCTTCTGTAAACCCTTGTGTGGCAAACGCTTACAACTTATACACTGGGAGTGGGACACTGAATTTTTTCCATGATTTCAACtattaatccatccattctctatacaccgctttatcctcactaggatcgCGGAGGgtggtggagtctatcccagccgactcgggagaaggcaggggacaccctggacaggtcgccagtctgtcacagggctgcatatacagacaaacaatcacattcgcattcacacctacggacaatttagaataatcaattaacctcagcatatttttggacggtgggaggaagccggagtaccaggagaaaacccacgcatgcacagggagaacatgcaaactccatgcagaaagatcccaggcccaccccgcgatttgaaccggggatcttcttgctgcaaggcgaaggtGCTAACTACTACTCACTGTGCAGTCCCAACTATTAAtcgtttttaaaaatattactgatcattttctgtcagtgtcccttgccttcacccgagtcagctgggataggctccagcacccccagcgaccctagtgaggataaagcggtgtatagagaatggatggatggattttctgtCAGTCAACTAACTGATTCAGCTCTAATTATTATCATTTCCTCACCTGCATCAGGAGGTTTGTTGATCAGCATGGTGTGCATGGCCATGATGTTCGGTCCAGTGAAACACTCCACGTACTTCAAGATCTGATACAGGAAGACATGagttttattgattattggCCATGTTTAAACCATTTCAAAACCAAATTGCGTACATGTGGTTTTTGATGCTCAACTGCAGGCCACCTAAATCTATTTAATCAGTGTATGACAAACAATTTGGCAATAAATCAtacatgttttaaaatgcaacacactACAATTGTAGTTTATAATTGAATACCTAAAAAATACGACTGTCTGTGGTGCTGTACCTGTGGTAAGGAGCAGTACCGGAACAGTTCAGGATCTTCCTGGAAGTCCTGGAGTTTAGAGACAGCTTTCTGATCCGGAACAAACTCCGACTTAGCGATGGCCACGTCTCTCATCACCACCAGACCAGGAACCTCCACCTCTTGTCGACAGATGCGTTCAAACGCCCTCCTGAGgaaaacacagtcacacacaaatAACTTTCAGTATGTCTGAATGAAATTAtacatttgtttaatttacATTGTATGTGTCATGCTGACCAATAGTGTGGGTATCGAAAGTTTGGGCACTCCAggtaaaaatttgtattaatgtgaATAAAGAAACcaaggaaagatggaaaaatctccaaaaggcatcaaattacagatgagacattcttataatatgtcaaaaaaaagtttgattttatttccatcatttacactttcaaaataacagaaaacaaaataatggtGTCTGCAAAGGTTTGGGCACCCTGCAGAGTTAATACCTTGTACTGCCCCCTTTGGCAAGTATCACAGCTTGTAAACCCTTTTTGTAAGCCTACAACACTGTATGCGTCGTAGGTATTCAGTGTCACAATTCCTAAAATGTTCTTTCAGATATTAAATTTCcttatttattttcctgttcTGAAGTACAGTTACAACTAAAGCTGtaaaaattaaatgattaattgaCAACTTTTAAATTTAcctattatttttaaaataaattatcaatttctttaatttgcatacactactgttccaaagtttggggttatatgaccttatttttgaaagaaaagcagcttttttcaatgaagataacattaaatgaaacataaatctaaatctagacattgttaatgtggtaaatgactattctagctgaaaacaactgatttttaatagaatatctccataggggtacagaggaacatttccagcaaccatcactcctgtgttctaatgctacattgtgctagctaagggtgttgaaaggctcattgatgattagaaaacacttgttcagttatgttagcacatggataaaagtgtgacttttcatggaaaacatgaaattgtctgggtgaccccaaactcttgAACAGGAatgtatatgtcagggtagagactgcgatttggtagaattggagtttctaccagtagagattgcgattggagtctctaccagtagagattgcgatcgcagtctctactggtagagactccgatcgcagtctctactggtagaaactccacttctactggtagagactccaatcgcaatctctactggtagaaactccaattctaccaaatcgcagtctctaccctgacatatatattcATTTACAGGTATGTTCTGGGGTCCCAGTACCACtttcttttgaaaatgttggatttgtttttttaccattttgaaaCACCAGTAATTACAAATCTGTAATCTGCTAGAGAAGTGAGTTTCTGCTGGTTACCTGAACCTGTCGATGTCCTCGTCAGACACCAGGTTCTTGACAAGAAGGAAGCCATTTTCCTCATAGAAGACTCGCTGTTCTGGGGTCAGCAAGTCAGTCTCAAAAGTGTATCTGcccaaaaaataataacacacaACAGTATCTCTATGTTAGTTAAAGCAGCTACTTTGGACAAGTAATGTTTGgcagtaaataaatgctgcatttaggTCACATGTATTTACACGAAACTACTTTAAAAAGAGGTTAAACTGAGTGTATCACCTGCTGTTATGCAAACAGAGCATAAAAGTGGGACACTACAGTATGTGGTGAACAAACTTTATCAATAACCTTTGGCCCGAGGCAGTAAAATGAAATGAGTGCTCCTACCTCATTCTCTGTGGATGAGTGTATGTGGAGGTTTGAGTGAAAGTGGGTTCAGCTCTCTTAGGGAATCAGTCAAGGAGAAACCCAAGAAGAAAAAGCAACGTCTGCACATAGATGCTGAATTACCAAAAAGAGATTTCAGATCCATTTCCAAACCCAAACAAGGGTATTTACACTTTTACAATACAGACTTTGCTCTAAAATACACTTGTCATTTAGTTGATCTTGACTTCTGATGACTGATATCAGACCATGTTGTTGCACATTCACCATCCGATTGCAGAAATACTAGAAGTAGCGCTGATAACTTTCAATTATCTTTTCTTATACATGAAGAGTTGCAGATCCTTTGATAATGCCattgaaaaaacatcacagctttAAGAGAAGCAGAAAACTTATGTAAACTTTGACATTAATAAAGGATAAAAGCTACAAAACTACACCGTAAAAGTACAAGAGCATTTATAAAGTATATTTTTGGCTATTTCACagattggatgtttttttttaatatagacactaacaagtcagaaaaaaattaaacaaacaggcTGTAAATAAAGTCAACTTCAAACATGTTCTCTTATCAGattattacacattttttttactatatttaaatcagccacaaatatcattattttgctGACATTTGCTAACATGGATTGAAAAATTACTTTTAATGGTATTCTAGAGCTACCTGTTTTGTTACATTACATATAATAAGTAGTAAATTAATGTCtcctaaaatcacagaaaaacagactaaaatcacatcaaaaaaacatcttaaaaataGCATTTTCTTCTTTCACAGTGTGTGACTCTAAAATGATACTgtcttactgtatttaaatctgctaaaaatatagttattttacagatatttgctgtcattttcactgctttacagtttctggacgttttgtagttttaaaccgttgttgttattattattattattattattattattattagctcAGTTTTCCAGGCATCTTGGCTGTCATTTTTCggcagttt
This is a stretch of genomic DNA from Acanthochromis polyacanthus isolate Apoly-LR-REF ecotype Palm Island chromosome 1, KAUST_Apoly_ChrSc, whole genome shotgun sequence. It encodes these proteins:
- the phyh gene encoding phytanoyl-CoA dioxygenase, peroxisomal isoform X1; this encodes MSRAADRLRMLINHLDRSPASIRAEPTFTQTSTYTHPQRMRYTFETDLLTPEQRVFYEENGFLLVKNLVSDEDIDRFRRAFERICRQEVEVPGLVVMRDVAIAKSEFVPDQKAVSKLQDFQEDPELFRYCSLPQILKYVECFTGPNIMAMHTMLINKPPDAGKKTSRHPMHQDLHYFPFRPADRIVCSWTAMEKVTRQNGCLVVLPGTHKGTLQEHDYPEWEGGVNKMYHGVRGYDPQQPRVHLEMEKGDTVFFHPLLIHGSGMNQTQGFRKAISCHYASGDCYYIDVKGTTQENIENEALDIAVRKYGVEGDFHFKDVWMIRGRLVQGERVSL
- the phyh gene encoding phytanoyl-CoA dioxygenase, peroxisomal isoform X2 produces the protein MRYTFETDLLTPEQRVFYEENGFLLVKNLVSDEDIDRFRRAFERICRQEVEVPGLVVMRDVAIAKSEFVPDQKAVSKLQDFQEDPELFRYCSLPQILKYVECFTGPNIMAMHTMLINKPPDAGKKTSRHPMHQDLHYFPFRPADRIVCSWTAMEKVTRQNGCLVVLPGTHKGTLQEHDYPEWEGGVNKMYHGVRGYDPQQPRVHLEMEKGDTVFFHPLLIHGSGMNQTQGFRKAISCHYASGDCYYIDVKGTTQENIENEALDIAVRKYGVEGDFHFKDVWMIRGRLVQGERVSL
- the phyh gene encoding phytanoyl-CoA dioxygenase, peroxisomal isoform X3 is translated as MSRAADRLRMLINHLDRSPASIRAEPTFTQTSTYTHPQRMRYTFETDLLTPEQRVFYEENGFLLVKNLVSDEDIDRFRRAFERICRQEVEVPGLVVMRDVAIAKSEFVPDQKAVSKLQDFQEDPELFRYCSLPQILKYVECFTGPNIMAMHTMLINKPPDAGKKTSRHPMHQDLHYFPFRPADRIVCSWTAMEKVTRQNGCLVVLPGTHKGTLQEHDYPEWEASCLAVGNSASFYQYIHSLSSGHV